One Methanobrevibacter olleyae DNA segment encodes these proteins:
- a CDS encoding pantoate kinase, which yields MISVFVPSHITGFFSIFDNENPLLKGSLGAGVLLDKGVITEISKIKKEKENDSSKDLTIMINDKKDEYNEIIILKTLELMKKDLNKKNILFNLENIIINQRIQVPIGCGFGTSAASAIGTAICINEFFNLDLSIEECGQYAHLAEISLGTGLGDVIAELSKGIVLRTKVGAPAYGEVKSLVPHEKQGFGISLSEESNFYVITKTFGEISTSSIIENEKHKKVITDVGFAIGEEFNKKDDGIVIGSKFKSKFNVAVDSEFNEEETIKKFMKSSLSFAKKTHLINDDLLKIVHLLDGKVLGSSMAMLGNTIFAIANEKQKLKLEAEYYNEFDFYKLETKGIRINNIK from the coding sequence ATGATTTCTGTATTTGTTCCATCTCATATAACTGGCTTTTTTAGTATTTTTGACAATGAGAATCCTTTGTTAAAAGGCTCTTTAGGTGCTGGGGTACTATTAGATAAAGGAGTAATTACTGAAATTAGTAAAATTAAAAAAGAAAAAGAAAATGATAGTTCTAAAGATTTAACAATTATGATAAATGATAAAAAAGATGAATACAATGAAATAATCATTTTAAAAACACTTGAATTAATGAAAAAAGACTTAAACAAGAAGAATATTTTATTTAACTTAGAAAATATTATTATTAATCAAAGAATTCAAGTTCCAATAGGCTGTGGATTTGGAACATCTGCTGCATCTGCTATTGGTACTGCTATTTGTATAAATGAATTTTTTAATTTAGATTTATCCATTGAAGAATGTGGCCAATATGCTCATTTAGCAGAAATATCTTTAGGTACTGGACTCGGAGATGTTATTGCAGAGTTATCTAAAGGCATTGTACTTAGAACTAAGGTAGGAGCTCCAGCTTATGGGGAGGTAAAATCATTAGTTCCACATGAAAAGCAAGGATTCGGTATTTCATTATCTGAAGAGTCTAATTTTTATGTAATTACTAAAACATTTGGAGAAATTTCTACATCTTCTATAATTGAAAATGAAAAGCATAAAAAAGTCATTACAGATGTTGGGTTTGCTATTGGTGAAGAATTTAATAAAAAAGATGATGGAATTGTTATAGGTTCTAAATTTAAATCTAAATTTAATGTAGCAGTTGATAGTGAATTTAATGAAGAAGAAACTATTAAAAAATTTATGAAATCCTCACTATCTTTTGCTAAGAAAACTCATTTAATAAATGATGACTTATTAAAAATTGTACATTTATTAGATGGAAAAGTATTAGGTAGTTCAATGGCAATGTTAGGTAATACCATTTTTGCAATAGCTAATGAAAAACAAAAATTAAAATTAGAAGCAGAATATTATAATGAGTTTGATTTTTATAAATTAGAGACAAAGGGAATTCGTATTAATAATATTAAATAA
- a CDS encoding histidinol phosphate phosphatase domain-containing protein, with product MTHKRIDLHMHSLFSDGELLPSELARRALVLGHEAIAITDHVDYSNINTITEISDAIDDINNKWDITVVLGAEITHAPVESIPELADKARELGAKIVLVHGETLNEPVVEGTNFASVNCKEVDILAHPGLITHEEAKIAKKNNVALEISTRKGHCLGNGHVANIARELGNDLLIDTDTHSPDDIITFERAIEIGLGAGLTKEEVLKATVDNPKKILKRHGINL from the coding sequence TTGACTCATAAAAGAATCGATTTACATATGCACAGTTTATTCAGTGACGGGGAGCTTTTGCCATCTGAACTTGCAAGAAGAGCACTTGTCTTAGGACATGAAGCAATAGCTATTACAGATCATGTTGATTATTCCAATATTAACACCATTACTGAAATTAGTGATGCTATTGATGATATAAACAATAAATGGGATATAACAGTAGTTTTAGGTGCTGAGATTACCCATGCACCAGTTGAATCTATTCCTGAGCTTGCAGATAAAGCTCGTGAGCTTGGTGCTAAAATTGTTCTTGTTCATGGTGAAACATTAAATGAACCTGTTGTAGAAGGTACTAACTTTGCTTCTGTAAACTGTAAGGAAGTTGATATTTTAGCTCATCCAGGACTTATAACTCATGAAGAAGCAAAAATAGCTAAAAAAAATAATGTTGCTTTAGAAATTAGTACAAGAAAAGGCCATTGTTTAGGAAATGGACATGTAGCAAATATAGCAAGAGAACTAGGTAATGACCTTCTTATTGATACAGATACCCACTCTCCTGATGATATAATCACCTTTGAAAGAGCAATTGAAATAGGATTAGGTGCTGGATTAACAAAAGAAGAAGTTTTAAAAGCTACCGTTGATAATCCTAAAAAAATCCTTAAAAGACATGGAATAAACCTTTAA
- a CDS encoding 2,5-diamino-6-(ribosylamino)-4(3H)-pyrimidinone 5'-phosphate reductase, protein MKPYVILNVAMTLDGKIATKTGSSEISGKEDLERVHEIRKEVDGIMVGIGTVLADDPRLSVHKIKAKKEDNPIRVVVDNKARTPLNFRILNDDAETIIGVSSICDENNPNCDMDAVNRAKELSKKANLFYSSEEPVDLVEFMEYLYTKGIKTLMLEGGSTLNFSMISDNLIDEVKICIAPMIVGGKDSKTFFDGDGFDNMKDAVQLKLEKSYPLGKDFIMEYKVLK, encoded by the coding sequence ATGAAACCTTATGTAATATTAAATGTAGCTATGACATTAGATGGTAAAATAGCTACAAAAACTGGAAGCTCTGAAATTTCAGGTAAAGAAGACCTTGAACGTGTTCATGAAATTAGGAAAGAAGTTGATGGGATTATGGTTGGAATAGGTACGGTTTTAGCTGATGATCCTAGGCTTTCTGTTCATAAGATAAAGGCAAAGAAAGAAGATAATCCTATTCGTGTCGTTGTAGATAATAAGGCAAGAACTCCATTGAATTTTAGAATTTTAAATGATGATGCAGAGACTATAATTGGGGTATCTTCTATTTGTGATGAAAATAATCCTAATTGTGATATGGACGCTGTTAATAGAGCAAAAGAACTTTCTAAAAAGGCTAATCTCTTCTATTCATCAGAAGAACCTGTTGATCTTGTAGAGTTTATGGAATATTTATATACTAAAGGAATTAAAACTCTTATGCTAGAAGGGGGATCTACTTTAAACTTTTCTATGATTAGTGATAATTTAATTGATGAAGTAAAAATATGTATTGCACCTATGATTGTTGGAGGTAAGGATTCTAAAACATTCTTTGATGGAGATGGATTTGACAATATGAAGGATGCTGTACAATTAAAATTAGAGAAATCTTATCCTTTAGGAAAAGACTTTATAATGGAATATAAGGTTTTAAAATAA
- a CDS encoding TatD family hydrolase, with translation MIDTHCHIDFDEFDADREDVIARARDKLSAVINSGYGLESNEKALKLSKEYDGFVYPTFGFHPVSSQNSPKEEIDLAHKQMVEHLDEILAIGEVGMDFFYCTDKTLRARQQEIFTGFIEIANEYRKPLLIHGRDCEKKIFNLLKEYDDIPKVIFHCYGGSLKTARKILDMDDYYLSCSTMLCYSGRHQDLFKEIPIERILTETDSPYLAMTKQERNEPVNVALAVEKLAELKETTVDEIDQRTEKNARYVFGI, from the coding sequence ATGATAGATACTCATTGTCATATAGATTTTGATGAATTTGATGCTGATAGAGAGGATGTAATAGCTAGAGCTAGGGATAAACTTTCAGCTGTAATTAACTCAGGATATGGTTTAGAAAGTAATGAAAAAGCTTTAAAACTTTCAAAAGAATATGATGGATTTGTTTATCCTACTTTTGGTTTTCATCCTGTAAGTTCACAAAATTCTCCTAAAGAAGAAATTGATTTAGCTCATAAACAAATGGTTGAACATCTTGATGAAATATTAGCTATTGGTGAGGTAGGAATGGACTTTTTCTACTGCACAGATAAAACATTAAGAGCACGTCAACAAGAAATATTCACGGGCTTTATTGAAATTGCAAATGAATACAGGAAACCTTTACTTATTCATGGTAGAGATTGTGAGAAGAAGATATTTAATTTATTAAAAGAATATGATGATATTCCTAAAGTTATATTCCATTGTTATGGAGGTAGCTTAAAAACTGCTCGTAAAATATTGGATATGGATGATTATTATTTAAGTTGTTCTACTATGCTTTGTTACAGTGGGAGGCATCAAGATTTATTTAAAGAAATCCCCATTGAAAGAATTTTAACTGAAACAGATAGTCCCTATTTAGCAATGACAAAACAAGAAAGGAATGAACCTGTTAATGTTGCACTAGCAGTTGAAAAATTAGCTGAATTAAAAGAAACCACTGTGGATGAGATAGACCAGCGAACTGAAAAGAATGCAAGATATGTATTCGGCATATAA
- a CDS encoding DUF2283 domain-containing protein, with translation MKDNSFAVDYKYDSSADVLAVKVKRDFSYHETIEMDEGILLDFDVNNVPISLEVLDASKRFNVPKYSLHNLFSFNMNVCVNDDCIKIDVTIGVSIHNKQKDSVLSSLINNYANIPNMETELVTA, from the coding sequence GTGAAAGATAATTCTTTTGCAGTAGATTATAAGTATGATTCTTCTGCTGATGTTTTAGCAGTTAAAGTTAAAAGAGATTTTTCTTATCATGAAACTATTGAAATGGATGAAGGTATTTTATTAGATTTTGATGTTAATAATGTTCCTATTTCTTTAGAGGTTCTTGATGCATCTAAAAGATTTAATGTACCTAAGTACAGTTTACATAATCTTTTTTCATTTAATATGAATGTTTGTGTTAATGATGACTGTATTAAAATTGATGTAACTATTGGAGTTTCAATCCATAATAAGCAAAAAGATTCTGTTTTAAGTTCTTTAATTAACAATTATGCTAATATCCCTAATATGGAAACTGAATTAGTAACTGCTTAA